In Salisediminibacterium beveridgei, one DNA window encodes the following:
- a CDS encoding glycosyltransferase family 2 protein encodes MNSDWIVTILETMAWIIVIYMLFVVVLYLVLFLIATPKVRREQKLNRKEQIEEMTVNQDTYPISVLVPAFNEEVGIVPSVQSLMTLNYPEYEVIVINDGSEDETSERMKEAFQMKPIILATRKHFETEAVVAAYQSTIHGQLFMIEKENGGKGDSLNAGINFSTYPYFASIDADSILEKDALLKTIKPIIDSGGQVTATGGTVRIANGCQMEQSEIKKISLPKNPLEVMQIIEYFRGFLIGRLGFSRTNMLLIVSGAFGVFEKRQVVKVGGYDKKTVGEDMELIVRIHRSIKDEKSDQRIEYIQDPVCWTEAPSTFQSLKAQRIRWQRGLAETVWRHKGMMFNPKYKRVGLFSLPYYTFVELLSSVAEFLGYFIIILGLVFAFIDPAIAAVMFAVTILYASLLSSLSVMLEEWTYHKYQDIRSLPILFLYALTEGFWYRPLMVSFRIVGLFSAFRRKRDWGNMERKGIEQSEKRAV; translated from the coding sequence GTGAATTCCGACTGGATCGTAACCATACTTGAAACCATGGCTTGGATTATCGTCATTTATATGCTGTTTGTCGTCGTGCTGTACCTGGTGTTATTCCTTATCGCCACACCGAAAGTGCGTCGCGAACAGAAATTGAACAGAAAGGAACAAATTGAAGAAATGACGGTAAATCAGGATACGTACCCGATATCTGTCCTTGTACCGGCATTTAATGAAGAGGTAGGGATTGTACCGTCTGTCCAGTCGCTGATGACACTGAATTATCCTGAGTATGAGGTCATTGTGATCAATGATGGTTCAGAAGATGAGACATCAGAACGGATGAAAGAAGCTTTTCAGATGAAACCGATCATCCTGGCTACCCGCAAGCACTTTGAAACAGAAGCGGTCGTTGCTGCCTATCAGTCAACCATTCATGGACAGTTGTTCATGATTGAGAAAGAGAATGGGGGTAAAGGAGATTCCTTGAATGCGGGGATCAATTTTTCCACCTATCCTTATTTTGCTTCTATCGATGCGGATTCGATTCTCGAAAAGGATGCACTCTTAAAAACAATCAAACCGATCATTGATTCCGGCGGTCAAGTCACGGCGACCGGTGGAACCGTCCGAATTGCGAACGGTTGTCAGATGGAGCAAAGTGAAATCAAGAAAATCAGTTTACCGAAAAACCCGTTGGAAGTCATGCAGATCATTGAATATTTCCGTGGTTTTCTCATCGGACGTCTTGGCTTCAGTCGCACGAATATGCTGTTGATCGTCTCTGGCGCTTTCGGGGTTTTTGAAAAAAGGCAGGTTGTAAAAGTAGGAGGCTATGACAAAAAAACGGTAGGCGAAGACATGGAGCTGATTGTCCGGATACACCGCTCAATCAAAGATGAAAAATCAGATCAGCGGATCGAGTACATTCAGGACCCGGTCTGCTGGACGGAAGCACCGAGTACCTTTCAATCATTGAAGGCCCAGCGGATCCGCTGGCAGAGAGGATTGGCGGAAACCGTCTGGCGCCACAAAGGAATGATGTTTAATCCGAAATACAAACGGGTCGGGCTCTTTTCACTCCCTTATTATACGTTTGTGGAGCTGCTCAGCTCTGTGGCTGAGTTCCTCGGGTATTTCATCATTATCCTCGGTCTGGTCTTTGCGTTTATTGACCCGGCGATTGCGGCTGTTATGTTTGCCGTCACCATTCTGTATGCGTCACTGTTGTCGTCGCTCTCCGTTATGCTCGAAGAATGGACCTACCATAAATATCAGGACATCAGGAGTTTACCGATTCTCTTTCTCTACGCACTTACGGAAGGTTTCTGGTACCGTCCTTTGATGGTATCGTTTCGAATCGTCGGCCTTTTCAGTGCCTTCAGAAGAAAGCGTGACTGGGGCAACATGGAACGAAAAGGAATCGAACAATCCGAGAAGAGAGCCGTATAA
- a CDS encoding SDR family NAD(P)-dependent oxidoreductase encodes MDMKGSVFIVAGGASGLGEAAVRMLVHYGALVLILDQNELKGRALQEDIGSRVAFEKADVTSEFQVRNSLNRGIERYGDIHGVINTAGIFHMEKVLKEKGTHTMDVFSEIVRVNLVGAFNVTRLAAEIMKDNQADVNGERGVIIQTSAIAAYEGLPGQAAFSASMGGVNSMTLPLARELAPFGIRVMTVAPGPFYTPMYQSMEQSLQDLMEGEMLFPDRIGSPDEYALMAKSIISNPMLNGEVIRLDGGMRLPGKVNWMP; translated from the coding sequence ATGGATATGAAGGGTTCAGTGTTTATTGTGGCAGGCGGTGCATCAGGACTTGGTGAGGCGGCGGTCCGTATGCTCGTTCATTACGGCGCACTCGTTTTGATTCTTGATCAGAACGAACTGAAGGGTCGTGCCCTGCAAGAGGATATCGGGTCGCGTGTCGCCTTCGAAAAAGCGGATGTGACGTCGGAATTCCAGGTGAGAAACAGTCTGAACCGGGGGATTGAACGTTACGGTGACATCCATGGCGTCATCAATACGGCTGGCATCTTTCACATGGAGAAGGTGCTGAAAGAAAAAGGCACACACACAATGGATGTCTTCTCAGAAATCGTCAGAGTGAACCTCGTGGGTGCGTTTAATGTAACCCGTCTGGCGGCTGAGATCATGAAAGACAACCAGGCGGATGTAAACGGTGAACGAGGCGTGATCATTCAGACCAGCGCGATTGCGGCGTACGAAGGTCTCCCGGGGCAGGCGGCGTTTTCCGCCTCCATGGGGGGCGTAAACAGCATGACATTGCCACTTGCCAGAGAACTGGCACCCTTTGGCATCCGGGTGATGACAGTGGCTCCGGGGCCTTTTTATACCCCGATGTACCAATCAATGGAGCAGAGTCTGCAGGACCTGATGGAAGGCGAGATGCTGTTTCCGGACCGGATCGGTTCACCGGATGAATATGCGCTGATGGCAAAATCGATCATCTCGAACCCGATGCTCAACGGCGAAGTCATTCGCCTCGACGGCGGAATGAGATTGCCGGGAAAGGTGAACTGGATGCCGTGA
- a CDS encoding RidA family protein, translating to MTDKHRIVTNLAPDAIGPYSQAIEVDGMLYCSGQIPLVPETMELVSEDVEEQTHQVMKNVKGILTATNRDYSDIVKAMIFLDDMNDFGKVNEIYASYLNEPYPARSAVEVAKLPKGAKVEIEVIAK from the coding sequence ATGACAGACAAACATCGTATCGTAACAAATCTGGCACCGGACGCCATCGGCCCCTATTCACAAGCGATCGAGGTGGATGGCATGCTTTACTGCTCGGGACAAATCCCCCTCGTTCCGGAAACGATGGAACTGGTTTCGGAGGATGTGGAAGAGCAGACGCATCAGGTGATGAAGAATGTAAAAGGTATACTGACTGCGACGAACCGTGATTACAGTGACATCGTCAAGGCAATGATCTTCCTCGATGACATGAACGATTTCGGCAAGGTCAACGAGATCTATGCCAGTTACCTGAACGAACCTTACCCGGCGAGAAGTGCAGTTGAAGTTGCCAAGTTGCCAAAAGGCGCCAAAGTGGAAATTGAAGTGATCGCGAAATAA
- a CDS encoding HEAT repeat domain-containing protein codes for MVAKLTGNAALDEYQIQLKTLMSDPKWWVRFAAANALKQLEGGEGMLRKIADSGNDPFAKDMAGYTLTTNGG; via the coding sequence ATGGTCGCTAAATTGACCGGGAACGCTGCTTTGGATGAGTATCAAATTCAGTTGAAAACACTGATGTCCGACCCGAAGTGGTGGGTCCGTTTTGCGGCAGCCAATGCTCTGAAACAACTTGAGGGTGGGGAAGGGATGCTCCGTAAAATTGCGGATTCCGGTAATGATCCATTCGCTAAAGATATGGCAGGGTATACACTGACAACAAATGGGGGGTAA
- a CDS encoding class I SAM-dependent rRNA methyltransferase — protein sequence MKDVKVKIQQGEVKRYKEGFPLITRDALVNPEVLAEEGQLLEVTDEWGQFIGNGYYGEQNKGVGWIVTRQAADKINQQLIDRLVLKAVGIRQAYYEDTAMDAFRVFNGEGDGFGGVIIDYYKQYYVIHFYSEGAYRFKEQFVDSLLRNTDVIGIYEKKRFAKEGQYVEDDDFVTGEEAPSPLIVNENNVNIAVYLNDGAMVGFFHDQREVRKSILEKYAKGRTVLNTFSYTGVFSVFAAVGGSLKTTSVDAANRSKEKTAEQFAMNQLDHQDHDIIVDDAFQFLKRTQRRDRTFGLVILDPPSFARTKKTTFSAKKDYAKLLVDAIHVTEDNGIIVAALNHAGVAPQRFRKTVGEAFQNAGVPFRVLESFGLPGDFKTDEAFKEGKYLKVLVLQRKDS from the coding sequence ATGAAAGATGTAAAAGTAAAGATCCAGCAAGGGGAAGTCAAACGCTACAAGGAAGGCTTTCCGCTGATCACAAGGGACGCTTTGGTGAATCCTGAAGTGTTAGCCGAGGAAGGACAGCTCCTTGAAGTCACCGATGAATGGGGCCAGTTTATTGGTAACGGGTATTACGGTGAACAAAACAAAGGCGTTGGCTGGATTGTCACCAGGCAAGCGGCCGATAAAATCAATCAGCAGCTGATTGACCGGCTCGTTTTAAAAGCGGTCGGCATCAGACAGGCGTATTATGAGGACACGGCAATGGACGCTTTTCGCGTATTCAACGGCGAAGGCGACGGTTTTGGCGGGGTCATCATTGATTACTACAAGCAGTATTATGTGATTCATTTTTACAGTGAAGGCGCCTACCGCTTCAAAGAGCAGTTTGTGGACAGCCTTTTGCGAAACACGGACGTCATCGGCATTTATGAAAAGAAACGTTTTGCAAAAGAAGGCCAGTATGTGGAAGATGACGATTTCGTCACCGGCGAAGAAGCCCCGTCACCTCTGATCGTAAACGAGAACAATGTGAATATTGCCGTTTACTTGAATGACGGTGCGATGGTCGGCTTTTTCCATGATCAAAGAGAAGTGAGAAAGTCGATCCTCGAGAAGTATGCCAAGGGCAGGACCGTGTTGAATACCTTCTCGTACACGGGCGTTTTCTCCGTATTTGCAGCTGTTGGCGGATCGTTGAAGACGACGAGTGTCGACGCAGCAAACCGGAGCAAGGAAAAAACGGCCGAACAGTTCGCCATGAACCAGCTGGATCACCAGGACCATGACATCATCGTCGACGACGCATTTCAATTTTTGAAGCGTACCCAGCGAAGGGACCGGACGTTTGGTCTCGTCATTCTAGATCCGCCGAGCTTTGCACGCACAAAGAAGACAACCTTCAGTGCCAAAAAGGATTATGCGAAGCTGCTCGTCGATGCCATTCACGTGACTGAGGACAACGGGATTATCGTCGCAGCCCTGAACCATGCAGGTGTCGCCCCCCAGCGCTTCAGAAAAACCGTCGGGGAAGCCTTTCAGAACGCAGGCGTGCCGTTTCGGGTCCTCGAGAGCTTCGGCTTGCCAGGGGATTTCAAAACGGACGAGGCGTTTAAAGAGGGGAAATACTTGAAAGTACTGGTACTGCAGCGAAAAGACAGCTGA
- a CDS encoding M20 family metallopeptidase: MTIEAIIQAVEERRDTWQKISQAIGQRPELGNEEHFAQKTLGESLHQEGFEVTYGVADTPTSFMAVYDSGKPGARIGYMSEYDALPDIGHACGHNLIGTQSAAAAVALKDTVNQAGGAVYVFGTPAEETNGAKVTMANAGLFDHLDAAMMAHPSSDFVKSGTSLAMDAIELRFHGKTAHAAAAPDQGINALDAVIQTFNGINALRQHTPDHARIHGIIPEGGTAANVVPDYAVARFYVRAATRQDVDVLADKLMRVARGAALATGTRLESANYEFSYDQMATNEPLSDLFTSALLQLGIPQHDIVEEKAGSGSIDMGNVSLRCPAIHPYVRISDTPVNGHTHEFREASLSERGFEGMMTGAKALALTGYQLLSDAEAKQKVQKAFQRL, from the coding sequence ATGACAATCGAAGCGATTATACAGGCCGTAGAAGAGCGAAGAGACACGTGGCAGAAGATCAGTCAGGCCATTGGACAGCGCCCCGAACTTGGTAATGAAGAACATTTTGCACAAAAGACACTCGGGGAAAGTCTTCATCAAGAGGGGTTTGAGGTAACATACGGCGTCGCCGATACGCCCACATCGTTCATGGCCGTGTATGATTCCGGAAAACCGGGGGCACGAATCGGTTACATGAGTGAATACGACGCTTTACCGGATATCGGACATGCTTGCGGGCATAACCTCATCGGTACTCAGAGCGCAGCTGCCGCTGTTGCCCTGAAGGATACCGTCAACCAGGCGGGCGGTGCCGTTTACGTATTCGGAACACCGGCAGAAGAAACGAACGGCGCCAAAGTCACCATGGCCAACGCAGGGTTGTTTGATCACCTCGATGCGGCGATGATGGCTCACCCGTCCAGCGACTTTGTCAAAAGCGGCACATCCCTTGCGATGGATGCAATTGAACTGCGGTTTCACGGCAAAACCGCCCATGCTGCAGCGGCACCGGATCAAGGCATCAACGCATTGGATGCGGTCATCCAGACGTTCAACGGGATCAACGCGCTGAGGCAGCACACACCCGATCACGCCAGGATTCACGGCATCATTCCAGAAGGCGGAACGGCAGCGAACGTTGTGCCGGACTATGCCGTCGCCCGTTTCTACGTCCGGGCCGCCACCAGGCAGGATGTGGATGTGCTCGCTGATAAGCTCATGCGCGTCGCCAGAGGTGCAGCCCTTGCCACCGGTACCAGACTCGAATCAGCCAATTATGAATTTTCCTATGATCAAATGGCCACCAACGAACCGCTCTCTGATTTGTTTACCAGTGCACTGCTTCAGCTCGGTATCCCGCAACATGATATCGTAGAAGAAAAAGCCGGCTCCGGGTCCATCGATATGGGCAACGTCAGCCTTCGCTGTCCAGCCATTCACCCGTATGTCCGCATCAGTGATACCCCGGTCAATGGTCATACCCATGAATTTCGTGAAGCATCGTTGAGTGAACGTGGATTTGAAGGCATGATGACTGGTGCCAAGGCACTTGCACTGACCGGCTATCAGCTGTTGAGTGATGCTGAGGCGAAGCAAAAGGTGCAAAAGGCTTTTCAGCGTCTATAA
- a CDS encoding glutamine--tRNA ligase/YqeY domain fusion protein has protein sequence MSDVNSSSNFIKHIVKKDLAEGTYNHVVTRFPPEPNGYLHIGHAKSIVLNFELADEFDGTTNLRFDDTNPLKEDQEYIDAIKEDIAWLGYEWENLCYASNYFEEMYEQAKKLIRQDDAYVDDLNQDEIRNMRGTFEEPGQESPHRNRSVEENLKLFEEMKDGKYGNGEKVLRAKIDMASPNINMRDPVMYRISHATHHHTGDTWCIYPMYTYAHPMEDVIEGVTHSICTLEFQDQRPFYDWVVAHADHPAKPKQIEFARLNLTNTVMSKRKLKQLVDESYVDGWDDPRMPTISGLRRRGFTPESIKQFCREIGVAKADNLVDFRMLEHFVREDLKMDAPRTMSVLKPLKVVITNYPEGQVEWLDADVNPENPEMGTRKIPFSREIYIEQEDFMEDPPKKYFRLFPGNEVRLKHAYFIKCNDFVKDDDGNVVELHCTYDPETKSGSGFEGRKVKGTLHFVEATKAVPAEFRLYDSLIDDEKSGDDFLEAVNPDSLEVTHGFVEENMKHVFSQDKFQFFRHGYFNVDSKDSRKDHLVFNRIVSLKSSFKL, from the coding sequence ATGAGTGATGTGAACAGTTCATCGAATTTCATTAAGCATATCGTCAAAAAAGATCTCGCAGAAGGCACTTACAATCATGTGGTGACACGCTTTCCACCGGAGCCGAACGGGTATCTGCATATCGGTCACGCCAAATCCATTGTGCTGAATTTTGAACTGGCGGATGAGTTTGATGGAACGACGAATCTCCGTTTTGACGACACGAATCCGCTTAAGGAAGACCAGGAGTACATTGATGCGATTAAAGAAGATATCGCTTGGCTTGGGTATGAGTGGGAAAACCTTTGCTATGCATCAAACTACTTTGAGGAGATGTACGAGCAGGCAAAGAAACTGATTCGTCAGGACGACGCGTATGTGGATGATCTGAACCAGGATGAAATCCGTAACATGCGCGGGACGTTCGAAGAACCCGGTCAGGAAAGTCCGCACCGGAACCGTTCCGTGGAAGAAAATCTGAAGCTGTTTGAAGAAATGAAAGACGGGAAATACGGCAACGGGGAGAAAGTGCTCCGTGCGAAGATTGATATGGCGTCACCAAATATCAATATGCGTGATCCGGTGATGTACCGGATTTCCCATGCGACCCACCACCATACGGGAGACACATGGTGCATCTATCCAATGTATACGTACGCGCATCCGATGGAAGACGTGATTGAAGGAGTGACACACTCCATCTGCACGTTGGAGTTTCAGGATCAGCGACCGTTTTATGACTGGGTTGTGGCACATGCGGACCATCCGGCCAAGCCAAAGCAGATTGAGTTTGCCCGTCTGAATTTAACGAACACGGTCATGAGTAAGCGTAAACTCAAGCAGCTCGTGGATGAGAGCTATGTGGATGGGTGGGATGACCCGCGGATGCCGACGATTTCCGGTTTGCGCCGCCGCGGCTTCACACCGGAATCCATCAAACAGTTCTGTCGTGAAATTGGGGTGGCAAAAGCAGATAATCTCGTCGATTTCCGGATGCTCGAACATTTCGTCCGCGAAGACCTGAAAATGGATGCGCCACGAACGATGTCGGTGTTGAAACCGCTGAAAGTGGTCATTACCAACTACCCTGAAGGTCAAGTGGAATGGCTGGATGCGGACGTCAATCCGGAAAACCCCGAGATGGGGACCCGGAAAATCCCGTTCTCCCGCGAGATTTACATCGAGCAGGAAGACTTTATGGAAGATCCGCCGAAGAAATATTTCCGCCTCTTCCCGGGCAATGAAGTCCGCTTGAAGCACGCCTATTTCATCAAGTGCAACGACTTTGTAAAAGACGACGACGGCAATGTCGTGGAACTGCACTGCACCTACGATCCGGAAACGAAAAGCGGATCCGGCTTTGAGGGGCGAAAAGTGAAGGGAACCCTACACTTTGTGGAAGCAACGAAGGCCGTACCGGCAGAATTCCGTCTGTACGACTCCTTGATCGATGACGAGAAAAGCGGCGACGATTTCCTCGAAGCCGTGAATCCGGACTCACTTGAAGTGACGCACGGTTTTGTCGAGGAAAATATGAAGCATGTCTTTTCGCAGGACAAGTTCCAGTTCTTCCGCCACGGCTATTTCAATGTGGATTCAAAGGACTCCAGGAAAGATCATCTCGTTTTCAACCGCATCGTCAGCCTGAAAAGTTCATTTAAACTGTGA
- the yidC gene encoding membrane protein insertase YidC: protein MELVINRFTRPINKSVLILLMGITLIALLSGCNQTAMMDPIDAETTGLFNHYVIYPFSFMLTFFADLFGGNYGWSIVMMTVLIRTALMPLMLKQQKTQLNTKEKMIYLQPELTALNEKYKEKKEQEDKQAMQKEMMAIYSKHQFNPLTSVGCLPMLIQLPILIGFYQAIMRTPEIAEHQFLWFSLGETDLILPLVAALVYFLQFRLSMFGMEEKQQKQMAMFGYITPVMMGGFSFVVSAALPLYWTVGGLFLIVQTLTFKWLFRERNAKLRTLAEEQAANPS from the coding sequence ATGGAACTTGTCATCAACCGATTCACCCGACCAATCAATAAATCCGTCCTCATCCTGCTGATGGGTATCACCTTGATTGCACTACTCAGCGGCTGCAACCAGACTGCGATGATGGACCCGATTGATGCGGAGACGACGGGATTATTTAATCATTACGTGATCTATCCCTTCTCATTTATGCTGACATTCTTTGCTGACCTCTTCGGTGGTAACTACGGTTGGTCGATCGTGATGATGACCGTACTGATCCGCACTGCATTGATGCCGCTGATGCTGAAGCAGCAAAAGACCCAGCTGAATACGAAAGAGAAAATGATTTATCTGCAGCCGGAATTGACTGCACTGAATGAAAAATATAAAGAAAAAAAAGAACAGGAAGACAAACAGGCGATGCAAAAGGAAATGATGGCAATCTATTCAAAGCATCAGTTCAATCCTCTGACCTCGGTAGGCTGCCTGCCGATGCTGATTCAGTTGCCGATATTGATCGGTTTTTACCAGGCAATTATGCGAACGCCTGAGATTGCCGAGCACCAGTTTCTCTGGTTCAGTCTGGGCGAAACGGATTTGATCTTGCCCCTGGTGGCAGCGCTCGTTTATTTTCTCCAGTTCCGCCTGTCCATGTTCGGAATGGAAGAGAAACAACAGAAACAAATGGCGATGTTCGGTTATATCACACCGGTGATGATGGGCGGTTTTTCCTTCGTCGTCTCTGCCGCCCTGCCGCTGTACTGGACTGTCGGTGGACTGTTCCTGATTGTGCAGACCCTGACCTTCAAGTGGCTTTTCCGGGAACGAAACGCGAAACTGCGCACCTTGGCTGAAGAACAGGCAGCCAACCCGTCGTAA
- a CDS encoding aspartate/glutamate racemase family protein, whose protein sequence is MKTVGIIGGMSFESSTLYYETMNRLVRDHRGGLHSLPILLSSVDFEPYARLQENGNWAAIGDALHEEAKRLETAGAEVIVLATNTMHAAADRITEDLEVPFIHIGEATAQAVKAKGMKRIALLGTRFTMEYAFYREKFEEVGIEVMIPGDADRAYIHQAVFKELCLGTLNPDTKHSFLQIIDQLVDDGAQGIVLGCTEIPLLIGDDDANVPVFNTSDIHAKAAVAFALDENNH, encoded by the coding sequence ATGAAAACCGTAGGGATCATCGGCGGCATGAGCTTTGAATCATCCACCTTGTATTATGAAACGATGAACCGGTTGGTCCGTGATCATCGCGGAGGCCTCCATTCCCTGCCGATTCTGCTGTCTAGCGTGGACTTCGAACCCTACGCCAGACTGCAGGAGAACGGGAACTGGGCTGCTATAGGTGATGCGCTGCATGAAGAAGCAAAACGCCTTGAAACAGCTGGTGCAGAAGTGATTGTCCTCGCCACTAATACGATGCACGCTGCGGCAGACCGGATTACAGAAGATCTCGAGGTGCCGTTCATTCATATCGGTGAAGCCACGGCGCAAGCCGTGAAAGCCAAGGGAATGAAGAGGATCGCCCTGCTTGGCACACGCTTTACGATGGAATACGCCTTTTACAGGGAGAAATTTGAAGAGGTGGGCATTGAGGTCATGATTCCCGGTGACGCAGACCGTGCGTATATCCACCAGGCTGTTTTCAAAGAACTCTGCCTTGGAACATTGAATCCGGACACGAAACACTCGTTTCTTCAAATCATCGATCAGCTCGTCGATGACGGTGCACAAGGAATCGTGCTCGGCTGTACGGAAATTCCCCTCCTCATTGGAGACGACGATGCGAACGTACCGGTATTCAACACCAGTGACATCCACGCAAAAGCCGCCGTGGCATTTGCACTTGATGAGAACAACCATTGA
- a CDS encoding PilZ domain-containing protein, whose product MTKRFKREEPLRYEFASPIDTTFVISRLRGESYQSKPAKGVLVNISPGGLKLVTELDLPKGDDLSLTFTIHLAGYDIAPEGEVVWKEKRGTSFVYGLRFIEDPEMEEAILRGLKAYAVHERNAQNGAAKRRRSFE is encoded by the coding sequence ATGACCAAACGATTCAAACGGGAAGAACCACTGCGCTATGAATTTGCCAGTCCCATTGACACGACGTTTGTCATCAGCCGGCTTCGCGGAGAATCTTATCAATCGAAACCTGCCAAAGGCGTACTGGTAAACATCAGTCCCGGCGGGCTGAAGCTCGTAACAGAACTTGATTTGCCAAAAGGGGATGATCTGTCGCTGACTTTTACAATTCACCTCGCCGGATACGACATTGCCCCGGAAGGTGAAGTCGTCTGGAAAGAAAAACGGGGTACGTCTTTTGTTTACGGGTTGCGTTTCATTGAAGATCCTGAAATGGAAGAAGCGATCTTACGGGGGCTGAAAGCCTATGCAGTTCACGAACGCAACGCTCAAAACGGCGCAGCAAAAAGGCGTCGGAGTTTCGAATAA
- the coaA gene encoding type I pantothenate kinase, which translates to MKTKQQISPFMSFDRQEWAELRQSYPMEITPEEIEELKGLNDVLNMQEVADIYLPLTRLINLHANAAQELYRSRSRFLHTKEKKVPYIIGIAGSVAVGKSTIARVLHTLLSRWDNHPRVSLVTTDGFLYPNAELKRRGIMNKKGFPESYDAHRLLSFLSDLKSGKTRVKAPVYSHLTYDIVEDESQVVTSPDVVIIEGINVLQPPKVQPGDDSDQVSVSDYFDFSIYVDAAEENILRWYVERFKTLRETAFQNEASYFHKYADLSDEEAERTAQDIWERINRKNLHENILPTRHRADLILLKGNQHFVNEIKMRKI; encoded by the coding sequence ATGAAAACGAAACAACAGATCTCTCCTTTTATGTCGTTTGACCGTCAAGAATGGGCAGAATTAAGGCAATCCTACCCCATGGAAATCACACCGGAGGAAATCGAAGAACTCAAGGGACTCAACGATGTGTTGAATATGCAGGAAGTGGCAGATATTTATCTGCCGTTGACGCGACTGATCAACCTCCATGCGAATGCAGCTCAGGAGCTATACCGCAGCCGCTCGCGATTTTTACACACGAAAGAGAAGAAGGTGCCTTATATCATCGGGATCGCCGGCAGCGTTGCGGTGGGCAAAAGTACAATTGCACGTGTGCTGCACACGCTGTTGTCGCGTTGGGACAATCACCCGAGGGTTTCACTGGTGACAACAGACGGATTTTTGTATCCGAATGCCGAACTGAAGCGACGGGGGATCATGAATAAAAAAGGGTTTCCGGAAAGCTATGACGCGCACCGGCTGCTGTCGTTTTTGTCCGATCTGAAGTCAGGGAAAACCCGGGTGAAGGCGCCGGTCTATTCCCATCTGACGTATGATATTGTCGAGGATGAAAGCCAGGTGGTGACGTCACCCGACGTGGTGATTATCGAAGGCATTAATGTGCTTCAGCCGCCGAAAGTTCAACCCGGTGACGACAGTGATCAGGTATCCGTTTCCGATTATTTTGATTTCTCCATCTATGTCGATGCGGCCGAAGAGAATATTTTGCGCTGGTACGTGGAACGCTTTAAAACCCTCCGGGAAACGGCGTTTCAAAACGAGGCATCTTACTTTCATAAGTATGCCGATTTATCAGATGAGGAAGCAGAAAGAACCGCCCAGGATATTTGGGAGCGCATCAACCGCAAAAACCTGCATGAGAACATTTTACCGACCCGGCACCGGGCGGACCTGATTCTCTTAAAAGGGAATCAACATTTCGTCAACGAGATCAAAATGCGAAAAATATAG